Within Scyliorhinus canicula chromosome 14, sScyCan1.1, whole genome shotgun sequence, the genomic segment TCTAGGTTTTCAGTTACAAAGCACATTGTGATCTGCCAACACTCGTTCATTTCTATGGCTAATATACGACTGCAGTACTAGTAACTCGGTCAGATTTAACCGAGTCTTCGGTTAAGGAGCACTTTGGCCAACACGCCCCACTCTCCCGCAGGTCGCTTCCCACCAAGGGCTTGAGGGGGAAGGCGATATTTTCAGCCAGTGCCACTGTCATTTCCAGGCACACACTTGTCCGCACTTCACAACTGCGCAAACAAATGACCAGCGCCTCTCTCCGCCCAGGAGGCTGACACTTTAGGAAAGGACGATTTGGGTTGCTTTGTCAAATATTTATGCCCCTGCCACATCAGCAACCGTTCCAAAAACAACAGCTCCCGAGGAATCCCGGTGCACACACTTGGCACCAACAAACCAGCCGTCGCCATGCCAACAGCAAAGatcctccaactctctctctctcatccgcAATGCCGCCAATCAGCCAATGAAATAAAGTCCAACGCTCTTACCTTGCATTCCTCCATGCAACTTTTCACCGAGTATTCCCCGGACTGCAAATACTTCTGAAACAAGACCTGGAACTCGTCGTATTTCTCTTGGGCGTGTTGGTCCAACCGCTGGTACGTCTCAACACACTGGACGCAAACCGTGGCATCGCCATCCAGCACCAGGCTCAGGTGGCAGCTGGAGCCCTCTGGGGTGGGCATCCCAGCGAACAGTTCGGAAAGGGTGTAAGAATCACAAAAGGGCAGGTGGAAATTGCTGAGGGACAGGGGAGCAGGGCCATGTCTGTGTCCcccctgcacactcgcacagacaGACTCAGCGTCTTCAACAAGAAACCACTGCTCGGATAGACAGTGTGGGGAGCACGTTTCCAGTCGCCAGATCGGACTGCTCGTGGTATTCTCTATAAAAATAGTATCTTTGTCACTGCTGATGGTTTCCCTGGGCTGCTCAAGGGTGGGGAAAAGTGAATGATTTGCTGCTGTGAGCTCGTCGCCCATGTCTGCCAAGGTGCCTTGCTCCTGGTCCCTGGTCCTGGTCAGATTTGCCTCTGCAGACAGCCACAAGTGATCAGAGAGCAGGACGGTGAAAAACAAGAGAGATGCTAAAGACAGTCGCCATTTCTGGGCCCGCTCTGAATCTGTGCAGGGCTTCTCGCTCTGCCGGGGGACATACCAAATTTTGAAGCCGTCATCCTGTTGCCGACACATCCAAGCGCCCTTGGTCATATTGTGGGAGAGTGCAGCTCCGGCCAATTGCACAAGCGCCGCTCCTTTGCCCCAATATACATTGGCCGGGGTATCGCCTCGGCTGCTATTTCCCCGGACCTTTGCTCAGGTTGAAGCCGCCTCTCCCTCTCAGCAAACGGTCAACTGTTGCCATCCAGTCGGGCGGGAGCAGAGGAAAGAGCAGGCGCTGTCACATCACACTTCTCCACAACTCTCCAGAGGAAAGCCTACTTTTCGGCGACACCATCGTGTTCCCGACGACGACCAGCTCCCCGTTTCCTTGCCTCTCCTCCTTGCCACTCTCTGCAAGATTCAGATCATCCCACATCCCAGCTTCACACATCCAACCCACTGAGCATCTCATCAAAGAAAAAGCAGCAAATAcgccagagagagaaagacagggagagagagagaaaagttcAACTATTCCTCTTGCTCCGGGCAATGTGGCTGGCTCCAGCTTTTGAATCCCCACAGACCTCTTAGCTGGATGTTAAGTTGCGGCCATCTTCGCCCAGAAACACCTatttttttttgaggggggggggggggggggcttgatgaGGACGATGGTTTGCGTCATCTCCAGCTTTGAAATCTCTCCATTTGACACAGACAGCAGCCTAGaatggagagaggggagaggacacaaacacacacacacacacacacacacacagagaaaaccAACTCCCTGCCCATTCACATCAACATCTATTAAAGCAGCTTCGTTGCTGAGGCTCCAGCCAGACGCTGCGATTTGACATTTGCATCAAATCCCCGAGCGGAAGATTGGAAGAGCTGAACGTGCACACAAAAGTGTCAATTGGGATTCCTCCCTTTTTTATTCAGTCGCGGAAGATGTTTGCGGCGCTGTCAGAGCGGCTCTGGGCCACCCTGCTCAGAGGGACACCGAGTCCTCATCTGCTGCAGCCGCAGTTTTGGAGCCAAGGGTGTCCTGGAGGATTGCACCGAAGCCCCGGGTACTGCGCTGCGCaattggcggggtgggggcagggaacaAACTGCAGAAACATCATTCTGGACTGTAAGAACACTCTGGAGCCAAATCCGAAGCTTTGGGAGCCGCCAGTTGCTGGACCGTGCTGCAGTGCATGTAGCTGCTGCAGTGTGCATCTGTGAACTCGCCTGGCTGATCAGCTCGCTGCCTGCTTTGAGCAGGGCAGGCACCTTGTTTTATTGAGTTGACTAAAGTGTCTCTGAACCCCAAACTGGAA encodes:
- the LOC119977116 gene encoding transmembrane protein FAM155A isoform X2, whose protein sequence is MTKGAWMCRQQDDGFKIWYVPRQSEKPCTDSERAQKWRLSLASLLFFTVLLSDHLWLSAEANLTRTRDQEQGTLADMGDELTAANHSLFPTLEQPRETISSDKDTIFIENTTSSPIWRLETCSPHCLSEQWFLVEDAESVCASVQGGHRHGPAPLSLSNFHLPFCDSYTLSELFAGMPTPEGSSCHLSLVLDGDATVCVQCVETYQRLDQHAQEKYDEFQVLFQKYLQSGEYSVKSCMEECKAVYKAWLCSQYFEATQFHCSSRIPCKQYCLEVQTRCPFVLPDNEDLVYGGLPSFLCTDLPNNHPTNAEPECCDVRWESFNSVSNEQSEGTREATNPMLCHRSTLASSVASRLCNTRLKLCILVLILLHTVVTVSATQTSTGLGFGGLATWEDNSTNDE
- the LOC119977116 gene encoding transmembrane protein FAM155A isoform X1; this translates as MTKGAWMCRQQDDGFKIWYVPRQSEKPCTDSERAQKWRLSLASLLFFTVLLSDHLWLSAEANLTRTRDQEQGTLADMGDELTAANHSLFPTLEQPRETISSDKDTIFIENTTSSPIWRLETCSPHCLSEQWFLVEDAESVCASVQGGHRHGPAPLSLSNFHLPFCDSYTLSELFAGMPTPEGSSCHLSLVLDGDATVCVQCVETYQRLDQHAQEKYDEFQVLFQKYLQSGEYSVKSCMEECKYQLGQKNSIQGLTEFQVYFNHSLTPIKLLCHILKENQLSTKPGCVPSILRPHSFIVVPESLASNTVWRSRPGVRLFYQTMRILSMVDCQVSFVQICPTIIQPMPSQSAAMSDGSPLIQFQMNNPKGQEKQPIQCCVTGPRWLRQWHQDCATLDSSYASWYSFFCIL